One window from the genome of Lentibacillus daqui encodes:
- a CDS encoding recombinase family protein: MTDSKTFAYIRVSSKEQNESRQIHTMREKGVPERNIFVDKLSGSNTNRPQYQLLKTYVRKGDTVIFDSISRMSRNMDDTKNEYKWFVDNGISLQFVKEPMLDYDVNNIENDPVKKAIPDIILTLLASFAEKERLDTRQRQREGIDAAKRNGKHLGRPKKSYETLSNEDKQLFHEQYRRWKNGEQTAVQTMNNAGLKKSTFYKIVNEYESLLTAN; this comes from the coding sequence ATGACAGACAGTAAAACATTCGCTTACATACGAGTCAGTAGCAAGGAACAAAACGAGTCTCGGCAGATTCATACGATGAGGGAAAAAGGCGTACCCGAACGTAACATATTCGTCGATAAACTCTCCGGAAGTAATACGAACAGACCGCAATATCAGTTGTTAAAGACGTATGTCCGTAAAGGTGATACGGTTATATTCGATTCTATCTCCCGTATGTCACGGAATATGGACGATACAAAGAACGAATACAAGTGGTTCGTCGATAACGGTATTTCCTTACAATTCGTTAAAGAACCGATGTTAGACTATGACGTAAACAACATAGAAAACGATCCGGTAAAGAAGGCCATTCCCGATATTATCCTAACGTTGCTTGCTTCATTCGCTGAAAAGGAACGTCTCGATACAAGGCAAAGACAACGAGAAGGAATCGACGCTGCTAAACGTAATGGAAAGCATCTCGGACGGCCTAAAAAGTCTTATGAAACGTTATCGAATGAAGATAAACAGTTATTCCACGAACAGTATAGACGGTGGAAGAACGGTGAACAGACTGCTGTACAAACGATGAATAATGCCGGACTGAAAAAGTCCACGTTTTATAAGATAGTAAACGAATACGAATCGCTATTGACCGCTAACTAA